CCGAGGTAGGGAATCTTCTCCATCACGTCCATCTGCCTCAGTGCGAGCCACAGCGAGGCCTGGTTGCTGGTAACGACCGGGACTCCTAGGTCCTCCTCCAGCGTTTCGATTATCTCGAAGGTCCTGAGGTTGGTGCAGCTTATGAAAACCGCGTCCGCCTCGTCGAGGAAGCTCGCCTTTGCCAGGCGGTATGCCTCGTAGGGCTCGAGCTTCCCTATAGCCTGGTTGTCCTCCAGGCCGAGCCCCCTTATGTCTAGGACCTCGAAGTCGTTGGCCTCGAGGAACTCCCTCTCCCTCTGGTTTATCTCGTCGGTGTAGGGCGTGACGACCAGAACCGACTGGGCGTCCAGTATCTTCAGCGCCTCCACGACGGCGGTGCTCGTGCTCACGACCGGGACGTTCACCTCTTCCTCTATTTGCGCCTCCAGTTCTTTCTCGTAGTCCTTTCCGCCTATGAACGAACCGCTCGTGCAACCGTAGAGGATCAGCTCAACCCCCGCATCGCGGAGGAGCTTGGCGCTCTCGACCGCCAGGGCGTTCATCTTTATAAGCTCCTCTTCGGTGACGTTCCTGAGAGGAACCCTCGCGGTGTGGAGCGAAACGCCCTCGGGAAGGACTGAATGAAGTTCCATCTCCATGGTCGTGTTAGATGACGGGACGATAAGGCCAAGTCTTCCTCTCCAGCCGTACATGCAAACTTTCACCTTTCCCCTTTACTCGGCCGTTCTCTTAAACCTTTGGTTCCGGAAAGGTTGATTAAGGTCCTCGGGAATCCTAAGTGGGTGGTAGCGTGGAGCTGAAGGAGGCGATAAGGCTAAGAACATCGGTGAGGTACTTCGAGGATATGGACGTTCCCGAGGAGCACGTGAAGGCCCTAATAGAGGCTGCCATAAGGGCGCCAACGGCCAGCGGCCTGGAGAACTGGCTCTTCGTGGTCTTCCGGAGCGAAGGGGCGAGGGAAAGGCTCTACTCCCTGATAGCTGAGGGAATGGAAGCCTACTACAGGGCGGTGAAGCTTTCCGAGGAGAAGATAGAGAAGCTCAGGCGGAGAATGTACGAGGAGGGAATGTACAGGGCGCCGGTTTACATCGCGGTGTTCATCGACAGGGGGACCCGCTTCCTTCCCGGGAAGGAGTTCGACGAGCTCGAGTTCATATGGAGCGTTGAGAGCGCCGCGATGGCCATTCAGAACCTCATGCTCAAGGCCGTTGAGCTGGGCCTCGGGACTGTCTACATCGGGGTAACAAACTTCCGGGGGATAGAGGAGAAGGTTAGAGAGCTCGCAGGCCTCGACGAGAACCACTACCTCGTTGGCCTCGTTCCTGTGGGCTATCCAAGGGGTGAGGTGCGACCCAGGAAGAGGAGGAAAAAGCTGGGGGACGTCGTTAAGTTTGTCTGAGTTACCTTTTTATTACCCTGCCACCACTGACCTTTGGTGGGAAGATGATAGAGTTCGTTATCCTGCTCGGTGTCATCGGCGGCTGGATAATAGTCGCCTCCACGCTCTTCATGATGCTTGCTCTGGGTCAGACTTGGGGCCTGGTTGGAGTGGCCCTGCTCGTAGGATTCATACTAATTAACCACTCCCTCAAGAGAAAGTACATGCGAACCATAGTGGACGCAACGCCCCGAGCAAAGGCCATAGCGGCCCACATATTCGAGAT
This Thermococcus cleftensis DNA region includes the following protein-coding sequences:
- a CDS encoding maleate cis-trans isomerase family protein; this translates as MYGWRGRLGLIVPSSNTTMEMELHSVLPEGVSLHTARVPLRNVTEEELIKMNALAVESAKLLRDAGVELILYGCTSGSFIGGKDYEKELEAQIEEEVNVPVVSTSTAVVEALKILDAQSVLVVTPYTDEINQREREFLEANDFEVLDIRGLGLEDNQAIGKLEPYEAYRLAKASFLDEADAVFISCTNLRTFEIIETLEEDLGVPVVTSNQASLWLALRQMDVMEKIPYLGRLFTEF
- a CDS encoding nitroreductase family protein, which encodes MELKEAIRLRTSVRYFEDMDVPEEHVKALIEAAIRAPTASGLENWLFVVFRSEGARERLYSLIAEGMEAYYRAVKLSEEKIEKLRRRMYEEGMYRAPVYIAVFIDRGTRFLPGKEFDELEFIWSVESAAMAIQNLMLKAVELGLGTVYIGVTNFRGIEEKVRELAGLDENHYLVGLVPVGYPRGEVRPRKRRKKLGDVVKFV